One stretch of Oryzias latipes chromosome 7, ASM223467v1 DNA includes these proteins:
- the mthfr gene encoding methylenetetrahydrofolate reductase produces the protein MVNQRVDGGWQACRSDSSGGSNSSGESSKDSSRCSTPLPDSDRGDRLRDKMRRRTESGDRWFSLEFFPPRTASGAVNLISRFDRMGAGGPLFIDVTWHPAGDPGSDKETSSMMIASTAVNYCGLESVLHLTCCNQTKEKITGYLAKAKHLGLKNIMALRGDPIGTDWEEEEEGFNFAVDLVKHIRSEFDDYFDICVAGYPTGHPEADSYEDDLRHLKDKVDAGADFVITQLFFRADTFLKFLDDCRAIGITCPILPGIFPIQGYQSLRQLVKLSKLEVPEDITKVIEPIKDNDAAIRNYGIHLAVEMCSVLLESGNVPGLHFYTLNREVATMEVLRQLGLWLEDPRRPLPWAVSANPKRKVEDVRPIFWASRPKSYIYRTQEWDEFPNGRWGNSSSPAFGELNDYYLFYLKSKSSKEALLQMWGEELKNEQSVFEVFTNYITAQPNQSGHKVMCLPWNDDPLAPETNLLKDQLEKVNRRGVLTINSQPNINGKPSTDPIVGWGPAGGYVFQKAYLEFFTSSENVTALLKVLKKYEPRVNYHIVNVHEQNLTNAADMRPNAVTWGIFPGREIVQPTVVDPVSFMFWKDEAFALWIEQWAKLYEDESPSRMIIKYIHDNYFLVNLVDNDFPLENCLWQVIDDMFELLDAPPELLGTETT, from the exons ATGGTGAACCAGCGTGTGGACGGAGGCTGGCAGGCCTGCAGGAGCGACTCCAGCGGCGGCAGCAACAGCAGCGGGGAGAGCTCCAAGGACAGCTCCCGCTGCTCCACGCCGCTGCCGGACTCAGACCGTGGGGACAGGCTGCGGGACAAGATGCGGCGGAGGACCGAGTCTGGAGACCGCTGGTTCTCGCTGGAGTTCTTCCCGCCGCGCACCGCCAGCGGGGCCGTCAACCTGATCTCCAG ATTTGACCGTATGGGTGCTGGAGGGCCCCTGTTCATCGATGTCACCTGGCACCCAGCAGGAGACCCTGGCTCAGATAAGGAGACCTCCTCCATGATGATTGCAAGCACTGCGGTCAACTATTGTGGCCTCGAGAGTGTTCTCCACCTGACCTGCTGCAACCAAACCAAGGAGAAGATCACAGGCTACCTGGCTAAAGCTAAACACCTGGGTCTGAAGAACATTATGGCCCTGAGAGGAG ATCCAATAGGAACAGactgggaggaagaggaggagggctTCAACTTTGCCGTTGACCTGGTTAAACACATCCGCTCCGAGTTTGATGACTATTTTGACATCTGTGTTGCAG GTTATCCCACAGGCCACCCTGAGGCTGACAGCTACGAGGATGACCTCCGACACCTGAAGGACAAAGTGGATGCTGGAGCAGACTTTGTCATCACGCAGTTGTTCTTCAGGGCAGACACCTTCCTCAAGTTTCTGGATGACTGCAGGGCCATCGGCATCACGTGTCCCATCTTACCTGGAATTTTTCCCATCCAG GGTTACCAGTCTTTACGTCAACTAGTAAAGCTGTCAAAGCTCGAGGTACCAGAGGACATCACCAAAGTCATCGAACCCATTAAGGACAATGATGCTGCGATCCGTAACTATGGAATCCACCTGGCTGTGGAAATGTGCAGCGTCCTGCTGGAATCTGGAAACGTACCGGGTCTCCACTTCTACACGTTGAATCGAGAGGTGGCCACCATGGAGGTGCTCCGACAGCTGGGCCTGTGGTTAGAAGATCCCAG GCGGCCTCTTCCCTGGGCAGTGAGTGCCAATCCCAAGCGGAAGGTGGAGGATGTTCGGCCTATCTTCTGGGCTTCCAGGCCCAAGAGCTACATTTACAGAACCCAGGAGTGGGATGAGTTCCCCAACGGTAGATG GGGAAACTCCAGTTCTCCGGCGTTCGGTGAGCTGAACGACTATTACCTTTTCTACTTAAAGAGCAAATCATCGAAAGAAGCTCTTCTTCAGATGTGGGGTGAGGagctgaaaaatgaacaaagcgTCTTTGAGGTCTTCACCAATTACATCACAGCTCAGCCAAACCAGAGTGGACACAAG GTCATGTGTTTACCATGGAACGACGACCCTCTGGCTCCAGAGACCAACCTCCTGAAGGATCAGCTAGAAAAAGTGAACAGACGAGGCGTCCTTACCATCAACTCCCAACCCAACATCAACGGCAAACCCTCCACAGACCCCATCGTAGGCTGGGGGCCTGCAGGAGGATACGTCTTTCAGAAG GCATATCTGGAGTTTTTCACCTCGAGTGAAAATGTGACTGCTCTGCTGAAGGTGCTGAAGAAATACGAGCCGCGAGTAAACTACCACATAGTCAATGTGCAT GAGCAAAACCTGACCAATGCCGCAGACATGAGGCCGAACGCCGTGACGTGGGGGATCTTCCCCGGCAGGGAGATCGTTCAGCCCACGGTGGTGGACCCAGTGAGCTTCATGTTCTGGAAG GACGAGGCCTTCGCCCTGTGGATCGAGCAGTGGGCCAAGCTCTATGAAGATGAGTCTCCTTCTCGAATGATCATCAAGTACATTCATGACAACTATTTCCTGGTCAACCTTGTGGACAATGATTTCCCTCTGGAGAACTGCCTGTGGCAGGTCATTGACGACATGTTCGAGCTGCTGGACGCTCCACCAGAGCTGCTCGGCACAGAGACCACCTAA